ACGATCAAGTTGGATGAACTGCCCATATTTGGAATTTTTTGTTTTAACAGAGCAAGGTGCAGCATACCTTTCACAGAGAAATGGTGAATTGACCTGTGTATGGGGTGTGATCTAATCAGTCTTCTTTTTTCTGTGTGAATAAGGATTGAGCATAGGATGTATTAGGGTTGATAAAGGTTTCGGGATGGATTTGGTGGTTGGATGGGTTTGGTGTAGGTTTTGATAACGAGGATGAATAACTGGTAATGGATTCCATAGCATTGGTAATGTCGAACTATCCTTCATAACTAGGACCAGATGGAACGATGAATGAAACTGGATGTCCTTTAGGATTTGTCCCAGCAAGCATGATTGATAGACAATAACCATTGTAATTTCTAAGCTTTGTTGCAATAAACCACTGTTGTTTATCTTCATGCTTCCAATGTGTCCTTCCAAGATCCCAGTTTTTGCAGCTTCATGGAATAATTTTTGTAATTCCTTAGCTAACTTGATGGTGAATGATCCGATTAGTTTTCCATGAACATGGAATTCTGTTAGGGTTATGGGTCAAGAAGGATTTATTTTACTGCAGGATAATCTAAAGAATTTCCGTTCTATTGTGATAAACCGGTGTTCTGAAGCCATGGCTAGGTTTAAGAGGTTCAAAAGGAATTAAACTAAGGAACTAATCTAAGGTTCTAATCTAAGGGACTAATCTCTGACAGGATGAAGAAATCTTAGGTTCGGAGAATGGAGGAGGAGGAGAGAGAAAACCATTTTCGAAGACCGATTATTCGTCCATAGGAAGTCAGGAAAATATTTAGTCATTTAAACTACTTTACGTCTTCGCTGGATCAGGCAGATCTATGTGCATTAATTTGAACTTATATCTTAGCtactaattctcatgctactgtAGGCTTTGCGGGTAAAAGCAATGACATTTTTGTGACGTGCTTACCTTGATTTGCTAGAATGGGTAAGGTAAGTTTACAATGATAAAGTATCAACTATTTAGTTTTATCCTCGCGAGGAGGCATTAAGGTCAACTAATTTTCTCCGTATGTTATTATATCTTTGGCAAAGGGGACTTGCTTAGTATTACCTTAATACGTAGTAATCACGGAGCTGTAATATTATTTAAATTTCTTTAGGTAATCTTTCTCTGGATAGATGTAGCAAACATGGTGAGAAATAGTTTGAACGTCTCCTGTTTTTGTTGGTTTGATGAAGGGGAATATCTTGCAGTTTCGATGTTGCGCAGAATCCTAATGACTCATAGTGGGTCGATATGATGTTTCCTTTGTGAATTGTCGATTATATGGAGAGATGAAGAAAGAAAACTATATATATTCCTAAAAGGCTAAGTATATCTTGCAATGATCCAGTTGTAGTTTAGCGTAACAACTAACCATGTATGTGCAAGGACAAGATGGATGTGGTGTTGGTAGAAAATAACTCAGTTTGACTCAGATACTAGCTAAATTAGTATGAGTACCACTCTGGTATGCTCCAACATGATCTGTACACAGTTAAGCAAAAGTAGACAGTTGAAGGGTTGAGTTTCTTTATCTTATAACCTTCTAAAGCAAACAAGTACTTCCCATGTATGCTGCTATATGACCCGTGCACAGTTCGACAAAAAGAGACTATCGATGGATTGGGTTTCTTTATCTTATGACCTCCATTAAAGATGAAGCTGCGTTGTTATGCTAACATAAGAACATATTTTTCTCCACAAAACATTTAGGCCCGTGCAACGCACATATTTAGATGATAGTTTATGAGGTAAGAGATTTCAATCTAAACACCAACAGGAAATTGAAATACCAAGAGCTCAAACCCTAACACTGAATTTTAGATATAAAATACATGCTTAATCCTAATTGACGACGTTGCAGTAAGTATCAGGATCAAATCCAAACCTGAAACCAAGAAATCACCAGTACAAATTCTTCGTACGAACTCCTTGAATCTTCACCtgaattgaagatgatgaagaacaacaacaacaaaataaattgataaaaaatTTAAGATTTAATCAGCGCAAGATAGGATTGATACCctgagaaattgatttctcaggaCTGTTACCATGATAGCATTCGATAAATCAAATGTCTACATGTTTAACTATGAACGATTTTGATCAATAAATTGATTAGAAGAAGATTAATTTTCTTACAGAGATGACATGAGTATATATGCTCGATACTCTCACAAACCTGATGCTCTCACACGTGTACTCGGCACATACATAACTCACATGACTCTCATGACTGGCACACTAACATTACACACACAACAATCATTTTCTCTGCTATTATGTACCTTATGCTACGTACAATCGCGCAGCCATCCCCAAACCACAACCAGTAAAGAAAAAtagtctgattttttttttaaatcaaatctTTTTAGAGTAAGCTCATGCAAAACACTATGGTTCCTATATTTTTTAGGTCTACGAATTTCCACGGAAGCATAAATTTGTTTATAGACCGAACTTGGATTCCTAACCCAAGTATAAACCAACAATAATACAAAAACCAGGAACACGAAATACATCTCCCGACTAACACCAACCTAATTTCCGagaaacaaaacaataaagcTCCACAAATCAACTTTCATTGTAATGCCATTCTCTGCtaacttattcttcttcttgttttcttcagCGACGTCCTCATCGCTGACATCAACCCGAGCTTTCCAAATACTATTGGAGTTCAAGAAACAAGTTGATCCAAACAATACAACTTCGACATCATGGAGTGAATCATCTCTGTACCCTTGTGATTCATGGGTCGGCGTCAACTGTAATATATGCAACAACGGCAACAGATCAGTCAACTGGATAGCCGGCTGTAAAATTGGAAGCAACAATAGAGTCACGGGATTGAACCTCGAGAAATTGAACCTGTAGGTTCAATTGGTATTCTGATTCTGAGTGAATTAACTGAATTGACATATCTTATgctggttttgagttggatgcccatattctaacatggtatgagagcaggctatttgcgtcgagtcattgaccgcgcctttacttcGTGTCATCCGaattattgtccacgtgttagacccaacgaggctacacgtgaaggggcgtgttgagattattagtcccacatggtaTGGGTTTCCAACATCCTGCGGCTTATAatcccttagggcctctccactcattgtcaattggttttgcgTTGGATGACCGTATCATAACAGATAATCATTTTACTATTCCTGATAATTCGCTCCATGGAAAAAGATATTGTTTCTTGATCTGTCTAATAATAGCATCTCGAAGAGTATTTCATTACTTAGGATCTCCGGCGTCTTGATTTATCTCATAACAGATTATCTGGAGAAATCCCGGTTTCTATGCTTATTAGATTACCTCGTTTAAGACGgttttttttacaagacaattCTTTTGGTGGTTCCATGTCTTATTCGTCAAGTACTCGTAAGAAGGTGGACTTCAATGTCTCTCGGAAGAATCTTACTGGTCCCTTGCCTGTTTGCTACTTTAAGAGGAATGAGAATTTTTGTGGAATACCTTTAGCAATTtgtggttttgatatttagactCATTATGTGCCTACTTCCAACAGCGTGTCatgctcaaaggaattttttatTCCTAAAAACATCAAACTCTCAGCTATGGGAAGAATTGTTAAGCACCGTTGGATGATTCTTAGGAATTTCTAGGGTTTAAGTTTCTTAGATTTTTTGAGGTAAGCTTTTAAGTTACATAGTATCTGGGGAGTTCGATTTACAATGTTTAAGTTGGTTTTCTAATTAAATACAGTTTAATTACCCTCTcatgtttttttgtaaagaaaGCAAGATTTTATTGTATTAGTTCAGGTAATTTGTCTTTAAAGAAAGCTAGATTTTAGTACAATAATATAGagaaatatattttcattaagCAAAAGGATTACAGAGATCATCTTTATCGTGGCAAGAAACACCTTGGGGAGTTATGTGTAAAACATGAAGACCCAGGTCAATGATAGTGACAAGATCGCAGACAAGCTGGAATCAAATGAGAAAGAGAAGATTGAGGAAGCAGTAGAGGAGGCTCTTGAATGGCTTGATGAGAATCAGGCAGCTGACAAGGAAGACTACGACGAGAAATTCAGGGATCTGGTGGAGCTCCTGTTGCTGGATCACcagaagatggtgatgatttaCATGACGAGCTTTAGGAAATTTCTTTTTCCCTTTCtgttactgtttttttttttttgtgtttttatttttgttctattGTTTTCTACTATAATTAAGTATAATTAATTTTATAGGGAATTTATGATCCTTTTTTTTAGTCATGCATTCAGCTTTAATTTCATGGTCAAAACCTGACTTCTGATATAGATCCATCCATTTTGTTTTTTCCCCTCATTACCTGACAACGAATTTGAAAGGCTTTAACATATGACACATTCACTACAGGTCAATATATTGGTCCCAGCTTAGCTGCAATGCTGCATGCCAGGTGAAGAAGAAAAGTTAATGCTAGATTTGGACCAGCATCGAGTCGAGATAAGTGGATGGAATATCACATATTGAGTCGAGATAATGAgttttggcaagttgagcttacTGATAATGTCATTTAGTCACATATTTGCTGGATCATGCAATGCAATGCCGCGCCATGCATATTTGTATGCATTCATTCATTCACCTTACGAATCCTTATCTTGGGGATCACCTTAAATCAAATTGGATTTTACCTGATAAAATACGAAGTAAAGGTTGTGACCTTTGAAAGAACTTGTACGTAGGTGATAATGATTCAGTGATTGTATGGACAACTGTTTCACCTTATTATCAAATTTTagtaaaacaacaacaacagaagcTTAAAGCAAGAACAAAATGAGCACGGAATTGTTAATCCAATAACATATTAAGCTTATTCCCCGGCATGCAGAGCGATTAATCCTTATTAGCGTGCAGAGCGAGTGCTTCTATCCCAATGTAGTAAGTACGCAGTTTCCTCGTAGATTCTCTCTTTTAATAACAAAACACGAGTTTGGACGGTTCCTCAAGAAATTTGTGGCAAGAAGTCACATCATATAGTCTTTGGCATAATAATACCCCCTTCCTTCACTGCATTTCTTATTCTTCATGCGAGGGGTTGGTTATTCTTATTGTTGTGCTTACTTTTTCTTAAATGCCATACGAATCTTGCTCTTCAACCAAAATGTAATAGTAGTTAAAGCATTACGAATGAATGATATATAATTAAGGGCGAATCAATGATATATATAAACCCTTCTATATCATCTACATTAATTTACTCTAgtggcttcttcttcttttctctacGTAAACTCATTTTATATTGCTCAAATCTTGAAACCATATTCGTTGGTTTACGTTCTTGCTAACTATTGTTTATAGGAACCCGAACAAGtagctttgttacttcttttaCTCTCTTATCTTCTCCTCCTTTGTAACTTTCATTATTTATAATCTCTTTTGTagtattgcaaaaaaaaaaaaaaaaaaaaaaaacgagtaaGGTTTACTATCTTATATCATATTActattttaattttcatttttaatctctatttttatttcatttttagtATTGAAAATGAAATCTTTTTCATTATGTGCTATTTTATTTCTATCTTTTGTCATCTTACTCAATCTCTGGGTGCAACCTTCAATTGCTTCCAGAGCATTTCCTCCCAATCCTTTTCCTCCCAATCCTGAAAAGAATAACACGGAAGTTAAACTCATCATCGATGCAACATATTTCCGCGGAGAACCATGGCCGAGATGGGCTTGGTATGACCTTAGGTATATCCTCGATGAAAGTTTTCCAGCAGCAGCAATAGAGCCCTTACACAGATGCTTAAACAGATGGGCAGGGGTTAcaaattttagatttatcgaaGACGACGTATTTCCCGACCTTGATTTCAGATTTCAACCTATTGATGGTCCAGGAACTTCATTGGCTAGAGCAACTCCACCTACAAAGGGATTATTAACTTTCGATAATTCAGAACAATGGTCATACACTATCCAGGGTCCACCTTATTATGGGATCGACTTTGAATCTGTCTGTATGCATGAAATGGG
The nucleotide sequence above comes from Papaver somniferum cultivar HN1 unplaced genomic scaffold, ASM357369v1 unplaced-scaffold_115, whole genome shotgun sequence. Encoded proteins:
- the LOC113329160 gene encoding metalloendoproteinase 3-MMP-like, whose amino-acid sequence is MKTQVNDSDKIADKLESNEKEKIEEAVEEALEWLDENQAADKEDYDEKFRDLVELLLLDHQKMEPEQVALLLLLLSYLLLLLLKMKSFSLCAILFLSFVILLNLWVQPSIASRAFPPNPFPPNPEKNNTEVKLIIDATYFRGEPWPRWAWYDLRYILDESFPAAAIEPLHRCLNRWAGVTNFRFIEDDVFPDLDFRFQPIDGPGTSLARATPPTKGLLTFDNSEQWSYTIQGPPYYGIDFESVCMHEMGHILGIDHTDEPGSLMNSYYIRGTVKREPTEDDIEGIRYLYKDLPVPGDEDPIPGDEDPVPGDEN